Part of the Streptomyces sp. HSG2 genome, GCGTGGCGATCGGGCACCCGGTCAGCGCCGCTCCGGTTTGGCGCTGCGGGACATCAGCTCCTCCAGCGCGACCACGGGCGGCTTGCCTCCGTGGACGATCCCGACGACCGTCTCGGTGATCGGCATGTCCACACCGTGCCGCCGTCCCAGATCCAGCACGGACTCGCAGGACTTGACGCCCTCCGCCGTCTGCCGGGTGGCCGCGACGGTCTCGCTCAGGGACATGCCCTTGCCGAGGTTGGTGCCGAAGGTGTGGTTCCGCGACAGCGGGGAGGAACAGGTGGCCACCAGGTCGCCCAGACCCGCGAGTCCGGAGAAGGTCAGCGGGTCGGCTCCCAGCGCGGCTCCGAGCCGGGTCGTCTCGGCGAGGCCGCGGGTGATCAACGACCCCTTGGCGTTGTCCCCCAAACCCATGCCGTCGGCGATGCCCACGGCCAGCCCGATGACGTTCTTCACCGCTCCGCCGAGTTCGCAGCCCACGACGTCGTCGTTGGTGTACGGGCGGAAGTAGGGGGTGTGGCAGGCCGCCTGGAGTTCGCGGGCCACGCTCTCGTCCCGGCAGGCGACGACGGCCGCGGCCGGCATCCGCGCGGCGATCTCCCGAGCCAGGTTGGGGCCGGTGACCACGGCGATCCGATCCGCGGCCACCCCGGCGACGTCCTCGATCACCTCGCTCATCCGCATCGCGGACCCCAATTCGATCCCCTTCATCAGCGACACCAGCACGGTGTCCGGTTCCAGCAGGGGAGCCCACTCGGCGAGGTTGGCACGGACCGTCTGGGACGGCACGGCGAGCACGGTGAAGTGCGCGCCCGACGCCGCGCGGGCGGCATCGGTCGTGGCGCTCAGGGAGTCCGGCAGGCGCACGCCCGGCAGGTAGTCCGGGTTGGTGCGGGTGGAGTTGACGGCGTCGGCGAGGTCGGCGCGGCGCCCCCACAGGGTCACCTCGCACCCGGCGTCCGCCAGGACCATGCCGAAGGCGGTCCCCCAGGACCCGGTGCCGAACACGGACGCCTTGACGGGAGCCTTCACGCGCCCTGTCCTTCCACCTGTTTGCCGTGCGTTCCGGCACGACGGTCCACGGAATCCGAGCCCCGGTCGCCACGCCCGTCGTGCCGCCCTCGCGTCTGGGCCCGGGTACGGCGGCGTTGCTCGCCACGCTCCCGGCGGGGGTCGTAGGGGGTCTTCGGGGCCTTCTCCCCTCGGATCTCCTCCAACTGCCGGGTGATGGCCGCCATGATCTCCTCGGTGGCCTCCCTCAACAACTCGGCCGTCATCTCCCGGCCGTAGAAACGGGAGAGATCGACCGGGGGACCCGCCTGGACGTGGTGGGTCTTGCGGGGCAGCGGCTTGGGTCGCCTGGCGTAGGGGGGAAGCAGTTCGTTGCAGCCCCACTGGGCAACCGGGACGACCGGGCACCTGGTCTGCAGGGCCACCCGCGCCGCCCCGGTCTTTCCGGTCATCGGCCAGCCGTCCGGGTCCCGGGTGAGCGTTCCCTCGGGGTAGAAGGCGACGCACTCTCCCCGCTCGACCGCGTCGATCGCCGCTCGGAAGGCGCTCAGCGCGTCCGTGCTCTCGCGATAGACCGGAATCTGTCCTGTCCCGCGCATCACTGCGCCGACGAACCCTTTCCGGAAGAGGCCGCTCTTCGCCAGAAATCGCGGAACTCGCCCGGTCTCGTACTGGAAGTGCGCGTATCCGAAGGGGTCCACGTGCGAATTGTGGTTCACGGCCGTGATGAATCCGCCCTCGGCGGGGATATTGTGCATTCCCCGCCAGTCCCGCTTGATCAGAACCATCAGCGGCGGTTTGCAGATCACCGCGGTGAAGCGGTACCAGAACCCGATTCTGCGGCGGGGCACGCGAACACCTTCCTTCCAGGGCCCGGACGAGGCCGGGGGCCGCACAAGTGTCACCCCCGGCCGGCTTTCTGTCGAGCACACCGTACGCCCCGCTCACGTCGTCGCCTCGCCCGCCGGGTGACAATGGCGGCGACAGGGGGAGGGAAGGAACGCTCGTGCAGTGGACCTTGGTCGTACCGGTGAAGCCCTTGGCCCGGGCCAAGAGCAGGCTCGCCGACACGGCGGACGCCGGGGTGCGACCCGAACTCGCGCTCGCCTTCGCGACGGACACCGTGGAGGCCGCCCTGGACTGCCCGGCCGTGGCCGGTGTGGTGGTCGTCACGGGCGACGGGCGAGCCGGTCGAACACTCGCCGCGCTCGGCGCGAGGATCGTCGGGGACGAACCCGCCGGCGGGCTCAACGCCGCGCTCGCTCACGCGTCCCGGACCGTTCGTCGATCGCACCCGTCGTGCGCTTTGGCGGCGTTGAACGCCGACCTTCCGGCACTGAGATCGGCGGAATTGGGGAGGGTGCTGCGCGCTTCCGCGGATTTCCCCCGGGCCTTTCTTCCGGACGCGGCGGGAACCGGAACCACTCTCCTGACCGCCCGCCCGGGGCGGGAACTGCGCCCGGCCTTCGGGCATCGCTCGCGGGAGCGACACCGGAGCGGAGGGGCGGTGGAACTCACACTCGGCGCGGTCGATTCGGTACGACAGGACGTGGACACGGGCTCGGATCTTCGGACCGCTCTCGCCATGGGCGTGGGGGCCCGCACGGCGGGCGTCGCCGCGCGGCTGCTCATCCCGGGACAGTAGGCTGGACCCATGCAGGCGACCGCGTACACCTTCGATCCGCGGACCCGTTGCGGGCGGGTTCTCCTCGACGACGGCACCCCCGTGTCGTTCGACACCGCGGCCTTCGACGCGGGCGGCCTGCGACTGCTGCGGCCCGGCCAACGGGTGCGCCTGGAAACCGAGCGGCGAGGCGAGACGTACCGGATCACGTTGGTGACCCTGCAGACGCTGTGAGCAGCCTCGCCCGCCCCGCCCTCACGGCGCGGGACGACCCCGGGCGACGCCCCGCCCGCCGAGCCGCCGCGGGCCGGGCCCCGGGGAGGGGGCCGGCCCGGTGTGCGAAAGCCTCGGCGCGCCGCGCGCTACTTCTTGCGGGCGGCGGACTTCTTGGCGGTGGTCTTGCGCGCGGTCGACTTCTTGGCCGGCGCCGTCTTCGCGGTGGCCTTCTTCGCCGGGGCCTTCTTCGCGGCGGTCTTGGCCGCTGTGGCCTTCTTGGTGGCGGCCTTCTTGGCCGCCGCGGTCTTCGTGGCGGCCGTCTTCTTGGCCGCGGTGGTCTTCTTCACGGCGGCCTTCTTGGCCGCCGCGGTCTTCTTGGCCGCCGCCTTCTTGGCGGTGGTCTTCTTCGCCGCCGCCTTCTTCGCCGCGGCCTTGGCGATCGTGGGCGTCGGGCCGGAGAGGCTGCCCTTGGGCGCCTTCTTGACCGCGATGTCGTTCTTGGGAAGCTTCTTCGAGCCGCTCACCAGGTCCTTGAATCCCTGCCCCGCGCGGAAACGCGGCACCGAGGTCTTCTTGACCCGAACCCGATCCCCCGTCTGGGGGTTGCGGGCGTAGCGGGCGGGGCGGTCGACCTTCTCGAAGGATCCGAATCCGGTGACCGAGACCCGGTCCCCCGCGACCACCGCGCGGACGATGGCGTCCAGGACCGCGTCCACGGCGTCGGCGGCCTGCTGCCGACCGCCCATCTTGTCGGCAATCGCTTCTACGAGCTGCGCCTTGTTCACGTCTTCCCCTTCGGAGACATTGCCAGAACGAGAATGTTCAAGCTTTTCGCACGTTAGGCAGATATATACCGCAAATCAAACACGAAACGGGCTAATCACCCTTGTGCCGCAACGGACTCGGCCGTCTCCGGGGGTTCAGCGTTCCCGGTCGGGCAGGCGCCCGGCCTCCAGGTCCGTCGTGAACCGCTCCAGTCGCCTTGCCGCGTGGGCGAGATCGTGCTTGGCCGCGGCCGTAATGACCAGCAGCTTCCGGGTCAGCGCCATCCGTACGCCCTCCGGTACTTGCAGTGCGCGCACTGTCGCATGCGCTTCTTTCAGCCGGATCGCGACCAGCCGGTAGAGCTCGAGTTGGCCATCGCGTTCCATGCACAGATTGTGCCATCTGGGGCGAGTTGTCGCCCGCGCAGGGGGGCAACTACCGCCCCGGGGCCCTCCGCGTCCACCCGCGACAGGCATTCACATCCCCTCAACTCGCTTACAGCGCATACTCGTTGTCGACCACGGGAGTGACCCGGGGCAGCCTGCCTCGGACGACGAAAAGCCGTACCCCCGATCGGGCCGATCGGGGGTACGGCTGGCTCGTCGGGGTGGCCGAAAGTCGACCGTCGACGGGGAGGTGTCAGACCTGGAGGGTCCGCGGCTTGAACGAGGGGCGACGACTCTCGTAGGCGGCGATGTCCGCTTCGTCCCGGAGCGTGATCGAGATGTCGTCGTGCCCGTTCAGCAGCCGCCAGCGGGCATTCTCGTCCAACTCGAACGCCGCGGTGAAACCGGGCGCCCGCACCTCGCGGGCGTGCAGGTCGACGGTGACCTCGGCCTGCGGGTCGGCCTCGTGGATCTCCCAGAGCGCTTCCACCTCCCGCTGCTCCAGTACCACCGTGAGCAGGCCGTTCTTCAGCGAGTTACCACGGAAGATATCGGCGAACCGAGAGGAGATCACGGCCTTGAAGCCGTAGTTCTGCAAGGCCCAGACGGCGTGTTCACGGGACGAGCCGGTTCCGAAGTCCGGGCCCGCGATCAGCACCGAGGCGCCTTGGCGCTCCGGCTGGTTGAGGACGAACGCCTCGTCCTTGCGCCAGGCCTCGAACAAACCGTCCTCGAACCCGTCCCGGGTGACCTTCTTGAGCCAGTGGGCCGGGATGATCTGGTCGGTGTCGACATTGCCGCGGCGCAGCGGCACGGCGCGGCCGGTGTGGGTGGTGAACGCTTCCATGGC contains:
- a CDS encoding NAD(P)H-dependent glycerol-3-phosphate dehydrogenase, with product MKAPVKASVFGTGSWGTAFGMVLADAGCEVTLWGRRADLADAVNSTRTNPDYLPGVRLPDSLSATTDAARAASGAHFTVLAVPSQTVRANLAEWAPLLEPDTVLVSLMKGIELGSAMRMSEVIEDVAGVAADRIAVVTGPNLAREIAARMPAAAVVACRDESVARELQAACHTPYFRPYTNDDVVGCELGGAVKNVIGLAVGIADGMGLGDNAKGSLITRGLAETTRLGAALGADPLTFSGLAGLGDLVATCSSPLSRNHTFGTNLGKGMSLSETVAATRQTAEGVKSCESVLDLGRRHGVDMPITETVVGIVHGGKPPVVALEELMSRSAKPERR
- a CDS encoding HU family DNA-binding protein; its protein translation is MNKAQLVEAIADKMGGRQQAADAVDAVLDAIVRAVVAGDRVSVTGFGSFEKVDRPARYARNPQTGDRVRVKKTSVPRFRAGQGFKDLVSGSKKLPKNDIAVKKAPKGSLSGPTPTIAKAAAKKAAAKKTTAKKAAAKKTAAAKKAAVKKTTAAKKTAATKTAAAKKAATKKATAAKTAAKKAPAKKATAKTAPAKKSTARKTTAKKSAARKK
- a CDS encoding lysophospholipid acyltransferase family protein, whose amino-acid sequence is MPRRRIGFWYRFTAVICKPPLMVLIKRDWRGMHNIPAEGGFITAVNHNSHVDPFGYAHFQYETGRVPRFLAKSGLFRKGFVGAVMRGTGQIPVYRESTDALSAFRAAIDAVERGECVAFYPEGTLTRDPDGWPMTGKTGAARVALQTRCPVVPVAQWGCNELLPPYARRPKPLPRKTHHVQAGPPVDLSRFYGREMTAELLREATEEIMAAITRQLEEIRGEKAPKTPYDPRRERGEQRRRTRAQTRGRHDGRGDRGSDSVDRRAGTHGKQVEGQGA
- the cofC gene encoding 2-phospho-L-lactate guanylyltransferase — protein: MQWTLVVPVKPLARAKSRLADTADAGVRPELALAFATDTVEAALDCPAVAGVVVVTGDGRAGRTLAALGARIVGDEPAGGLNAALAHASRTVRRSHPSCALAALNADLPALRSAELGRVLRASADFPRAFLPDAAGTGTTLLTARPGRELRPAFGHRSRERHRSGGAVELTLGAVDSVRQDVDTGSDLRTALAMGVGARTAGVAARLLIPGQ
- the leuD gene encoding 3-isopropylmalate dehydratase small subunit: MEAFTTHTGRAVPLRRGNVDTDQIIPAHWLKKVTRDGFEDGLFEAWRKDEAFVLNQPERQGASVLIAGPDFGTGSSREHAVWALQNYGFKAVISSRFADIFRGNSLKNGLLTVVLEQREVEALWEIHEADPQAEVTVDLHAREVRAPGFTAAFELDENARWRLLNGHDDISITLRDEADIAAYESRRPSFKPRTLQV